A genomic segment from Ornithorhynchus anatinus isolate Pmale09 chromosome 16, mOrnAna1.pri.v4, whole genome shotgun sequence encodes:
- the UPK1B gene encoding uroplakin-1b isoform X2 produces the protein MAKDDGSVRCLQGLLVFGNVVIAMSGLALMAECIFFVTDPWRLYGLLEATDNDDVFAAAWIGIFTGFSLFCLAALGVVAVLRAGRKLLLAYLILMFVVYAFEMASCITAATQQDFFTPNLFLRQMLERYQNQSGPTNDDQYKNKKVTDTWDRLMLQEKCCGVNGPSDWQDYHSAFRRTHLDADFPWPHQCCARDGQYRPLSLDGCKLGVADYYHEEGCYQLISGPLNRQAWGVAWFGFAILCWTFCVLLGVMFYWSRIEP, from the exons ATGGCGAAGGACGACGGGTCGGTCCGCTGCCTCCAAGGCCTGCTGGTGTTCGGGAACGTGGTCATCGCG ATGAGCGGGCTGGCTCTGATGGCGGAGTGCATCTTCTTCGTGACGGACCCGTGGCGGCTGTACGGGCTGCTGGAAGCCACGGACAACGACGACGTCTTCGCCGCCGCCTGGATCGGAATCTTCACCGGCTTCTCCCTGTTCTGCCTGGCCGCCCTCGGCGTCGTGGCTGTCCTCAGGGCCGGCCGCAAGCTGCTCTTGGCG TACCTCATCCTGATGTTCGTGGTGTACGCGTTCGAGATGGCGTCCTGCATCACGGCTGCCACACAGCAGGACTTT TTCACGCCCAACCTCTTCCTGAGGCAGATGCTGGAAAGGTACCAGAACCAGAGCGGCCCGACCAACGACGACCAGTACAAGAACAAGAAGGTCACCGACACGTGGGATCGCCTCATGCTCCAG GAAAAGTGCTGCGGAGTGAACGGCCCCTCGGACTGGCAGGACTACCACTCGGCCTTCCGCCGCACGCACCTGGACGCCGACTTCCCCTGGCCGCACCAGTGCTGCGCCCGGGACGGGCAGTACCGCCCGCTCAGCCTCGACGGGTGCAAGCTGGGGGTCGCCGACTACTATCACGAGGAG GGCTGTTACCAGCTGATCTCCGGCCCGCTGAACCGACAGGCCTGGGGCGTGGCCTGGTTTGGCTTCGCCATTCTCTGCTGGACG TTCTGCGTGCTCTTGGGCGTCATGTTCTACTGGAGCCGGATTGAGCCGTGA
- the UPK1B gene encoding uroplakin-1b isoform X1, with protein MEGRSEEPPNSPEGKTLRAARTRPQSTPPPSSSSSSSSSFLRYFLSPAYVGPSSRRGEAPEMAKDDGSVRCLQGLLVFGNVVIAMSGLALMAECIFFVTDPWRLYGLLEATDNDDVFAAAWIGIFTGFSLFCLAALGVVAVLRAGRKLLLAYLILMFVVYAFEMASCITAATQQDFFTPNLFLRQMLERYQNQSGPTNDDQYKNKKVTDTWDRLMLQEKCCGVNGPSDWQDYHSAFRRTHLDADFPWPHQCCARDGQYRPLSLDGCKLGVADYYHEEGCYQLISGPLNRQAWGVAWFGFAILCWTFCVLLGVMFYWSRIEP; from the exons ATGGAGGGGAGAAGCGAAGAACCCCCCAACTCTCCAGAAGGGAAGACGCTGAGGGCTGCCCGTACCCGTCCTCAGTCTACcccgccaccctcctcctcctcgtcttcttcctcctcttttttacggtatttcttaagtcccGCCTACGTCGGTCCAAGCAGCAGGCGTGGGGAAGCACCCGAGATGGCGAAGGACGACGGGTCGGTCCGCTGCCTCCAAGGCCTGCTGGTGTTCGGGAACGTGGTCATCGCG ATGAGCGGGCTGGCTCTGATGGCGGAGTGCATCTTCTTCGTGACGGACCCGTGGCGGCTGTACGGGCTGCTGGAAGCCACGGACAACGACGACGTCTTCGCCGCCGCCTGGATCGGAATCTTCACCGGCTTCTCCCTGTTCTGCCTGGCCGCCCTCGGCGTCGTGGCTGTCCTCAGGGCCGGCCGCAAGCTGCTCTTGGCG TACCTCATCCTGATGTTCGTGGTGTACGCGTTCGAGATGGCGTCCTGCATCACGGCTGCCACACAGCAGGACTTT TTCACGCCCAACCTCTTCCTGAGGCAGATGCTGGAAAGGTACCAGAACCAGAGCGGCCCGACCAACGACGACCAGTACAAGAACAAGAAGGTCACCGACACGTGGGATCGCCTCATGCTCCAG GAAAAGTGCTGCGGAGTGAACGGCCCCTCGGACTGGCAGGACTACCACTCGGCCTTCCGCCGCACGCACCTGGACGCCGACTTCCCCTGGCCGCACCAGTGCTGCGCCCGGGACGGGCAGTACCGCCCGCTCAGCCTCGACGGGTGCAAGCTGGGGGTCGCCGACTACTATCACGAGGAG GGCTGTTACCAGCTGATCTCCGGCCCGCTGAACCGACAGGCCTGGGGCGTGGCCTGGTTTGGCTTCGCCATTCTCTGCTGGACG TTCTGCGTGCTCTTGGGCGTCATGTTCTACTGGAGCCGGATTGAGCCGTGA